The following proteins are encoded in a genomic region of Magallana gigas chromosome 1, xbMagGiga1.1, whole genome shotgun sequence:
- the LOC136269717 gene encoding uncharacterized protein: protein MTASLESENQFVCSFFTPNDTCGHIIYKKTWPRQIIPLTCCNLSIDAHLRQFSIGRNIKSESELLKIRGGFFSEDDEILTICPKHRYVLGVGWRSSRMCSLGWTCNHQSKSNSKGTITKEQSFFLKKYYDCLIRIGSGVCSNCRKDLVKRMESDKENTQGENHMSIPLQKKVIEELKDESFDGSEEHFSNNQGQLMEKDMKLEGCTSETEPEFFSKEQLLSSPYQSTSVSEITEDSYTNSQSSIWTPSSSQDESTKKRKYLDSFVEACGLSPIKKTLRCNWENASERTKSDYIVKAEKIFHDVLRVLAPGQENEVFQSFLERKTESVDIVDVVASAYKHANDWGTQRQLLSIIADKFSLADIRQHIPGLSKYKFTAARKHALRIGHGKQTATNTQRREKLCEQQISHFLDFIMSPAIMTDAPYGIKNLKLSCGEKIEVPKIILNSVRSRVVDQYLQYCSEGGFSEKASHRSYMRILESVDPNIRKCMKGLDNYAADGAQGFEDLQTVLDVLFSRGMDKEWVEEKRKSLTIAKQYLKLEYKLHLTQSSEVADHCCKHALSAGDVDFAFECDHPHNQVCQACENVKETLSSIEHAATVTDYESKDQEDEILYTVSQSKKAIEEWKMHVLRTYNQDLARSTKLEDLQSHEVFIERDWAMKFIPLVYRESQSKWYGKRGLNWHITVASYRATAVDTEVETAIVFDTIIHLFDNASQDARISNAILEDSLMLIKKKNPQITEAFIRSDNAGCFHGHLSISAIAEMNKRTGIHVRRLDFADPQGGKSICDRRAAHIKSAIRKYVNEGNNVRTAQEFMLAVQKSNMLNISLVLAEAVPGQNPPVKQKLKDIMSINNFEYSSDSFKVWRQYSIGNGKSYPLHQSDRPHALEKAIQVLSVFETRSECCRCDAQQNPTPLTSNDDISVGEEEETDEDTHVIQNGDSALFSCPEGLCCSTFSKYGNLLKHLDIGKHTYNKQQECLSDRTKLLYKHKIQDKICTLPCLEGDKYPVGSAEVLHKGWALKSKREFKRFTESQKAFLKEKFDVGESSGHKLDPEDVASEMRRARNAEGNRIFRIDEFLSGNQVSSYFCRLALKRRKDSRCDQMAGEEDLEAENDVDNFRSLSTLASY, encoded by the exons ATGACAGCATCTTTAGAAA GTGAAAATCAGTTTGTCTGTAGCTTTTTCACACCGAATGATACCTGTGGacatattatatacaaaaaGACCTGGCCAAGACAGATTATTCCTCTGACGTGTTGTAATCTTTCCATAGATGCACACCTCCGACAGTTTTCAATAGGTCGGAATATAAAATCAGAatcagaattattgaaaataagggGAGGTTTCTTCAGTGAAGATGATGAAATACTTACCATCTGTCCAAAACACAG ATATGTTCTTGGTGTTGGATGGAGGTCAAGTAGGATGTGTTCCCTTGGATGGACATGTAATCATCAAAGCAAGAGCAATTCAAAAGGAACCATAACAAAAGAGCAGTCATTCTTCCTGAAGAAGTATTATGATTGTCTTATTAGAATTGGCTCAG GAGTGTGTTCCAATTGTAGAAAAGATCTTGTAAAAAGGATGGAATCAGATAAGGAGAATACGCAAGGGGAAAATCATATGTCAATACCCTTACAG AAGAAAGTGATTGAAGAATTGAAAGATGAATCTTTCGATGGAAGTGAAGAGCATTTTTCGAATAACCAGGGACAACTGATG gaaAAAGATATGAAACTTGAAGGATGTACAAGTGAAACTGAACCAGAATTTTTCAGCAAGGAGCAACTTTTG TCGTCACCGTATCAGTCCACTTCTGTGAGTGAAATAACAGAGGATTCATATACCAACTCACAGTCAAGCATTTGGACTCCCAGTTCTAGCCAGGATGAGTCAACAAAGAAAAGGAAGTATTTAGATAGCTTTGTTGAAGCATGTGGCCTGAGTCCTATCAAGAAGACACTTAGGTGTAACTGGGAGAATGCATCAGAAAGGACTAAGAGTGACTACATTGTAAAGGCTGAAAAAATATTCCATGATGTTCTTAGGGTGTTAGCCCCTGGCCAAGAAAATGAGGTTTTTCAGTCATTTCTTGAAAGAAAAACAGAATCGGTTGATATAGTTGATGTTGTTGCTTCAGCTTATAAGCATGCCAATGACTGGGGTACTCAGCGCCAGCTTCTTTCAATTATTGCTGATAAGTTTTCATTAGCTGACATCAGACAACACATTCCTgggttatcaaaatataaatttacagCAGCTAGAAAGCATGCTCTTCGAATTGGACATGGGAAACAAACCGCAACTAACACTCAACGGAGGGAAAAGCTGTGCGAACAACAAATATCTCATTTTCTTGACTTTATAATGTCACCAGCTATTATGACTGATGCACCATATGGCATCAAGAATCTTAAGTTGTCTTGTGGAGAAAAGATTGAAGTCCCCAAAATAATCTTAAACAGTGTCAGGAGCCGTGTGGTAgatcaatatttacaatattgttCTGAAGGTGGATTTTCAGAAAAAGCAAGCCATCGTTCCTACATGCGAATTTTAGAGTCAGTAGATCCAAATATACGTAAATGCATGAAGGGATTGGATAATTATGCAGCTGATGGAGCACAAGGATTTGAAGATCTTCAAACAGTCCTTGATGTTCTGTTTTCAAGGGGGATGGATAAAGAATGGGTGGAGGAAAAAAGGAAATCTTTAACCATTGCAAAGCAGTATCTTAAGCTAGAATACAAG TTGCACTTGACCCAGTCATCAGAAGTTGCTGATCATTGTTGTAAGCATGCATTGAGTGCAGGTGATGTGGACTTTGCTTTTGAATGTGATCATCCCCATAATCAGGTTTGCCAAGCTTGTGAAAATGTAAAGGAGACGCTTTCATCCATAGAACATGCTGCAACTGTAACTGATTATGAATCCAAGGATCAGGAAGATGAAATCCTTTATACTGTGTCACAG agtAAAAAAGCAATAGAGGAGTGGAAGATGCATGTTTTGAGAACATATAATCAGGATTTAGCACGCTCCACTAAACTAGAGGATTTGCAGAGCCATGAAGTCTTTATTGAAAGAGACTGGGCAATGAAGTTCATTCCATTGGTGTACAG AGAGTCACAATCGAAATGGTATGGAAAGAGAGGTTTGAATTGGCACATCACTGTTGCATCTTACAGAGCAACTGCTGTTGACACTGAAGTGGAAACTGCTATAGTATTTGACACTATCATCCATCTTTTTGATAATGCATCTCAAGATGCAAGGATTTCTAATGCCATCTTGGAGGATTCCTTAATGTTAATCAAGAAAAAGAACCCACAGATTACGGAAGCGTTCATACGATCAGACAATGCTGGGTGTTTCCATGGGCATCTCAGCATATCAGCAATAGCAGAAATGAACAAAAGAACTGGTATCCATGTTAGGCGCCTTGACTTTGCCGACCCTCAAGGAGGAAAATCAATATGCGATAGAAGAGCAGCACACATTAAATCTGCCATTCGAAAATATGTTAACGAGGGGAACAATGTGCGCACTGCCCAAGAATTTATGCTTGCTGTACAGAAGAGTAACATGTTAAATATTTCCCTTGTTCTGGCTGAAGCAGTTCCTGGCCAAAATCCTCCTGTCAAACAAAAGTTGAAAGACATAATGAgtataaacaattttgaatatagCAGTGATAGCTTCAAAGTATGGCGCCAGTATAGCATAGGAAATGGGAAGTCCTACCCTTTACACCAGTCGGATAGACCACATGCTTTAGAGAAAGCAATACAGGTTCTGTCTGTATTTGAAACTCGAAGTGAATGCTGTAGATGTGATGCACAACAAAATCCAACTCCTCTGACAAGCAATGATGACATCTCAGTTGGAGAAGAAGAGGAGACAGATGAAGATACTCATGTAATTCAGAATGGAGATAGTGCTCTATTTTCCTGTCCAGAAGGTCTTTGCTGTTCAACTTTTTCCAAATatggaaatcttttaaaacatctaGACATTGGTAAACACACTTACAATAAACAACAGGAATGTTTAAGTGATAGAACCAAACTGCTGTACAAGCATAAAATTCAGGATAAAATATGCACTCTCCCTTGTTTAGAAGGAGACAAATATCCAGTTGGTTCTGCTGAAGTTCTTCACAAGGGATGGGCTTTAAAGTCAAAACGCGAGTTTAAGCGATTCACTGAATCTCAAAAAGCTTTCTTGAAAGAGAAGTTTGATGTTGGAGAAAGTAGTGGTCATAAACTTGACCCAGAGGATGTAGCCTCCGAGATGAGAAGAGCGAGAAATGCAGAAGGAAATCGCATTTTCAGAATTGATGAGTTTCTTTCCGGAAATCAAGTTTCCAGCTATTTCTGCAGACTGGCCTTAAAAAGGAGGAAAGATTCCCGTTGTGATCAGATGGCTGGAGAAGAGGACCTAGAAGCTGAAAATGATGTAGACAATTTTAGAAGCTTGTCCACTTTAGCATCTTATTAG